Proteins encoded by one window of Rhodamnia argentea isolate NSW1041297 chromosome 6, ASM2092103v1, whole genome shotgun sequence:
- the LOC115731660 gene encoding flavonol 3-O-glucosyltransferase UGT89B1-like: protein MSVHILMYPYPTSGHIIPLLDLAHKLLHLRPSDLAVSVTVTVTVLVTPDNLHLLDPFLSSPSSSPSSLQPLVLPSPEPPATPLPPQRRLAANVRSLRDLHLPLLSRWFESHPSPPCAVVSDFFLGWTHRFARERGVPRVVFSPSGAFALSVSFALWRDLPRPDEESMVSFPKLPNCPRFPWSHIPQIYRNYEAGDPEMELQREGAIGNIQSWGIVINSFDGLDRTYLDHIRKEVGHDRVWAVGPLLPAEAEDSAGPVNRGGPTSVSAGEVLTWLDAFPDESVVYVCFGSRAVLTQRQMDELAAGLERSGVRFILCVREPGRGGGHVAGDCGTVTKDFEDRAVGRGLVIRGWAPQVAILRHRAVGAFLTHCGWNSTLEGLSAGTVMLTWPMGAEQFVNAKLLVDELGVGIRVGEGSEKVPEATELARVLAESLRGDLPQRVRAKEMSSAAWDAIKGGSSDEDLGDFVRRVDEQRRSKIRT from the coding sequence ATGTCCGTCCACATCCTCATGTACCCTTACCCCACCTCCGGTCACATCATCCCACTCCTCGACCTCGCCCACAAGCTCCTCCACCTCCGCCCCTCCGATCTCGCCGTCTCCGTCACCGTCACCGTCACCGTCCTCGTCACCCCCGACAACCTGCACTTGCTCGACCCcttcctctcctctccttcttcgtCCCCCTCCTCGCTCCAGCCTCTCGTCTTGCCTTCCCCTGAGCCGCCCGCGACGCCCCTTCCGCCGCAGAGGCGCCTAGCCGCCAACGTCCGCTCCCTCCGCGACCTCCACCTCCCCCTCCTCTCCCGGTGGTTCGAGTCCCACCCCTCCCCGCCCTGCGCCGTCGTCTCCGACTTCTTCCTCGGCTGGACCCACCGCTTCGCCCGCGAGCGCGGCGTCCCGCGCGTCGTCTTCTCGCCGTCCGGCGCGTTCGCGCTCTCCGTCTCCTTCGCCCTGTGGCGGGACCTCCCCAGGCCCGACGAGGAGTCGATGGTCTCGTTCCCGAAATTGCCGAACTGCCCCCGCTTTCCCTGGTCGCACATACCCCAGATATACAGGAATTACGAGGCGGGAGATCCGGAAATGGAGCTCCAACGGGAGGGCGCCATCGGCAATATCCAGAGTTGGGGGATCGTGATCAACTCGTTCGACGGGTTGGATCGGACTTACCTGGATCACATCAGGAAAGAGGTCGGGCACGACCGGGTTTGGGCCGTGGGCCCGCTGCTGCCAGCAGAGGCCGAGGACTCGGCCGGGCCCGTCAATAGGGGCGGGCCCACCTCGGTATCAGCCGGCGAGGTGCTGACGTGGCTGGACGCCTTCCCGGACGAGTCCGTCGTCTACGTGTGCTTCGGGAGCCGTGCCGTGCTGACGCAGCGGCAAATGGACGAGCTGGCAGCCGGGCTGGAGCGAAGTGGGGTCAGATTCATCCTATGCGTGAGGGAGCCAGGCAGGGGAGGAGGACACGTGGCGGGCGACTGCGGGACGGTCACCAAGGACTTCGAggatcgagcggtcgggagggGCCTCGTGATCAGGGGTTGGGCCCCGCAGGTGGCGATCCTGCGCCATCGAGCCGTGGGCGCGTTCTTGACTCACTGCGGATGGAACTCGACGCTGGAAGGGCTGAGCGCCGGGACGGTGATGCTGACGTGGCCGATGGGCGCGGAGCAATTCGTGAATGCCAAGCTGCTGGTGGACGAATTGGGCGTGGGAATCAGAGTCGGTGAGGGATCGGAGAAGGTACCGGAGGCGACGGAGTTGGCCCGGGTTCTGGCCGAGTCGCTGAGGGGTGATCTGCCCCAGAGGGTCCGAGCCAAGGAGATGAGCAGCGCGGCTTGGGACGCGATCAAAGGAGGGAGCTCCGATGAAGATTTGGGGGACTTCGTGAGGCGCGTGGACGAGCAAAGGAGGAGCAAAATCCGTACTTAG
- the LOC115731661 gene encoding uncharacterized protein LOC115731661 isoform X2 gives MSQEGERRDPGVAERAAEYSGARTLQRCRDVHIRIKALRENWDALRHGSLSFHSGNVESVHGQSKEQDHNNSGHDRLAQPSSSHQPSEDEDSVLGFAPNNKDKYGITKAWKMMDRAKSRRQARDLTGSFRPRSPVINRQRQKRCPGLPPSTMDQAGLQRHGYDPNKSVGTLHSITYQEDICPSVTSAAGSVSGSSNSSPATLAASIASSQNSQGKGVLEEAHVAGHSRRGDGAKSEIQSLVKFNLKLLSCNKRLGVDAFKEIARAATHTILAACGLERPKSVIPRSVCRHTDDIRRLHKSTLMPNSCRECFYVYVKTVVDTLLLEKLSEAN, from the exons ATGTCCCAAGAAGGCGAAAGAAGGGATCCCGGTGTTGCAGAAAGAGCAGCGGAATATTCAGGTGCAAGAACTCTACAACGATGTCGTGATGTGCATATTCGTATAAAGGCACTTCGTGAGAACTGGGATGCACTGCGACATGGTTCATTGAGCTTTCATTCAGGTAATGTGGAGTCTGTGCACGGTCAGAGTAAAGAGCAAGACCATAATAATTCTGGGCACGACAGATTAGCTCAGCCATCCTCGAGTCATCAACCATCGGAAGATGAAGATTCTGTGTTAGGTTTTGCTCCCAACAACAAAGATAAGTATGGTATCACCAAAGCATGGAAAATGATGGATAGAGCCAAGTCCAGACGACAAGCTCGTGATTTAACAG GATCCTTTAGGCCTAGATCTCCAGTAATTAATAGGCAGAGACAGAAAAGATGTCCAGGCTTGCCTCCTTCCACAATGGACCAAGCTGGCTTGCAAAGGCATGGGTATGACCCAAATAAATCTGTCGGAACGTTACACAGCATCACTTACCAAGAAGACATTTGTCCTTCTGTGACATCTGCAGCTGGTTCTGTGTCTGGATCCTCCAATTCTTCTCCTGCCACACTTGCGGCCAGCATTGCTTCATCACAGAATTCCCAGGGGAAAGGAGTGCTGGAAGAGGCTCATGTAGCTGGCCACTCTAGAAGAGGTGATGGCGCAAAAAGTGAAATCCAATCTCTTGTCAAGTTCAATTTGAAACTGCTTAGCTGCAATAAACGGCTCG GAGTTGATGCATTCAAAGAAATCGCCAGAGCGGCGACCCATACCATACTGGCCGCATGTGGCTTAGAGCGGCCTAAGTCTGTCATTCCCAGGTCGGTGTGTCGTCACACCGACGACATTCGGAGGCTCCACAAGTCCACTCTCATGCCTAATTCCTGCAGAGAGTGTTTCTATGTCTACGTAAAGACCGTCGTCGACACCCTTCTGCTTGAGAAGCTAAGTGAAGCTAATTaa
- the LOC115731661 gene encoding uncharacterized protein LOC115731661 isoform X1: MSQEGERRDPGVAERAAEYSGARTLQRCRDVHIRIKALRENWDALRHGSLSFHSGNVESVHGQSKEQDHNNSGHDRLAQPSSSHQPSEDEDSVLGFAPNNKDKYGITKAWKMMDRAKSRRQARDLTGSVRHVANKLVGKGNAPKVASLNIGHLELRNQVNKSSHTECAAALQHKVSHAGDKLSKPRSAVIDGQKRKRCPGLPPSTMDQASLQRHEYHTNGSVRTSCSITYQEDSCPSLTSSAGSVSGSFRPRSPVINRQRQKRCPGLPPSTMDQAGLQRHGYDPNKSVGTLHSITYQEDICPSVTSAAGSVSGSSNSSPATLAASIASSQNSQGKGVLEEAHVAGHSRRGDGAKSEIQSLVKFNLKLLSCNKRLGVDAFKEIARAATHTILAACGLERPKSVIPRSVCRHTDDIRRLHKSTLMPNSCRECFYVYVKTVVDTLLLEKLSEAN, encoded by the exons ATGTCCCAAGAAGGCGAAAGAAGGGATCCCGGTGTTGCAGAAAGAGCAGCGGAATATTCAGGTGCAAGAACTCTACAACGATGTCGTGATGTGCATATTCGTATAAAGGCACTTCGTGAGAACTGGGATGCACTGCGACATGGTTCATTGAGCTTTCATTCAGGTAATGTGGAGTCTGTGCACGGTCAGAGTAAAGAGCAAGACCATAATAATTCTGGGCACGACAGATTAGCTCAGCCATCCTCGAGTCATCAACCATCGGAAGATGAAGATTCTGTGTTAGGTTTTGCTCCCAACAACAAAGATAAGTATGGTATCACCAAAGCATGGAAAATGATGGATAGAGCCAAGTCCAGACGACAAGCTCGTGATTTAACAGGTAGTGTTCGCCATGTAGCAAACAAATTGGTCGGGAAAGGAAATGCTCCAAAAGTAGCCAGTCTTAATATTGGTCACTTAGAATTGAGGAATCAAGTAAATAAAAGTAGCCATACTGAATGTGCAGCAGCTTTGCAGCATAAGGTCAGTCATGCTGGTGATAAATTGTCTAAGCCTAGATCTGCAGTAATTGATGGGCAGAAACGGAAACGATGCCCGGGATTGCCTCCTTCCACAATGGACCAAGCTAGTTTGCAAAGGCATGAGTATCATACAAATGGATCAGTCAGAACATCATGCAGCATTACTTACCAAGAAGACAGTTGTCCTTCTTTGACATCTTCTGCTGGTTCGGTATCGGGATCCTTTAGGCCTAGATCTCCAGTAATTAATAGGCAGAGACAGAAAAGATGTCCAGGCTTGCCTCCTTCCACAATGGACCAAGCTGGCTTGCAAAGGCATGGGTATGACCCAAATAAATCTGTCGGAACGTTACACAGCATCACTTACCAAGAAGACATTTGTCCTTCTGTGACATCTGCAGCTGGTTCTGTGTCTGGATCCTCCAATTCTTCTCCTGCCACACTTGCGGCCAGCATTGCTTCATCACAGAATTCCCAGGGGAAAGGAGTGCTGGAAGAGGCTCATGTAGCTGGCCACTCTAGAAGAGGTGATGGCGCAAAAAGTGAAATCCAATCTCTTGTCAAGTTCAATTTGAAACTGCTTAGCTGCAATAAACGGCTCG GAGTTGATGCATTCAAAGAAATCGCCAGAGCGGCGACCCATACCATACTGGCCGCATGTGGCTTAGAGCGGCCTAAGTCTGTCATTCCCAGGTCGGTGTGTCGTCACACCGACGACATTCGGAGGCTCCACAAGTCCACTCTCATGCCTAATTCCTGCAGAGAGTGTTTCTATGTCTACGTAAAGACCGTCGTCGACACCCTTCTGCTTGAGAAGCTAAGTGAAGCTAATTaa